A stretch of the Xiphias gladius isolate SHS-SW01 ecotype Sanya breed wild chromosome 21, ASM1685928v1, whole genome shotgun sequence genome encodes the following:
- the LOC120807512 gene encoding inositol hexakisphosphate kinase 2-like, with the protein MSPAVEAQAQEAMNAEQKQKQQQNQLQHQLQHQQCYMEKGVMLEPFVHQVGGHSCVLRFGEQTICKPLIPREHQFYKSLPAAMRKFTPQYRGVVSVSFEEDEEGNLCLIAYPLHSDPAADLENKDPSADCEPKSKMLKWGKMVASSLLVDSENYSKDGRSRHSRKDKDKSGHTLQEDVELEWLQQAEVLYYRLERSHSKAVPQLKHNPWSLKCHQQHLQRMKENAKHRNQYKFILLENLTWQHTVPCVLDLKMGTRQHGDDASEEKKAVQIRKCQQSTSASIGVRLCGMQVYQSDTGQLMFMNKYHGRKLTLPGFKEALFQFFYSGQHLRHELLSPVLRRLRDMQAALEACESYRFYSSSLLIIYDGAPHRKHTRRRTEEGLSEEEEDEEEEDYEEVETELEMEEEEEEEEEDVGEVAGALGFPHSPSASSDVSSSCSSSSSSSGSGSSGVSQAHLAHSDPHSPVVDVRMIDFAHTTCRHYREDSVVHEGQDSGYIFGLQNLITIISELENHSTD; encoded by the exons ATGAGTCCGGCTGTGGAGGCTCAGGCCCAGGAGGCCATGAATGCagagcaaaagcaaaagcagcagcagaaccagCTGCAGCACCAGCTACAGCACCAACAGTGCTACATGGAGAAAGGGGTGATGCTTGAGCCCTTCGTGCACCAGGTGGGGGGACATTCCTGCGTCCTGCGCTTCGGGGAGCAGACCATCTGCAAGCCCCTCATCCCCCGTGAGCATCAGTTCTACAAGAGTCTGCCTGCTGCAATGAGGAAGTTTACCCCCCAGTATAGAG GTGTGGTGTCAGTGAGCTtcgaggaggatgaagaagggAACCTTTGCCTCATCGCCTACCCACTCCATAGTGACCCAGCTGCAGATCTGGAGAACAAGGACCCCTCCGCCGACTGCGAGCCCAAGAGCAAGATGCTCAAGTGGGGCAAAATGGTGGCATCCTCACTGCTTGTGGACAGCGAAAATTACAGCAAAGATGGCCGGAGCCGCCACTCTCGCAAAGACAAGGACAAGAG TGGTCACACGCTGCAGGAGGATGTGGAGTTGGAGTGGCTGCAGCAGGCCGAGGTGCTCTACTACAGATTGGAGCGCAGTCACAGTAAAGCTGTGCCGCAGCTCAAACACAACCCTTGGAGTCTCAAGTGTCACCAGCAACACCTGCAACGAATGAAGGAGAATGCCAAGCACCGCAACCAATACA aattcatcctgctagAGAACCTGACATGGCAGCACACAGTGCCATGTGTGTTGGACCTGAAGATGGGCACACGACAGCATGGAGATGATGCCTCGGAGGAGAAGAAGGCGGTGCAGATCCGCAAGTGCCAGCAGAGCACGTCAGCCTCAATAGGAGTCCGCCTGTGTGGCATGCAG gTGTACCAGTCGGACACAGGTCAGCTGATGTTCATGAACAAGTATCATGGCCGCAAGTTGACCTTGCCAGGCTTCAAAGAGGCTTTGTTCCAGTTCTTTTACAGCGGACAGCATCTACGACATGAACTCCTGTCCCCTGTGCTCCGCAGGCTCAGAGACATGCAAGCTGCCCTGGAAGCCTGCGAATCCTACCGCTTCTACTCCAGTTCCCTCCTCATCATCTATGATGGCGCGCCCCACCGTAAACACACACGGCGACGCACTGAGGAAGGACTctctgaagaagaagaggatgaggaggaggaggattacGAGGAAGTGGAGACTGAATtggaaatggaggaggaggaggaggaagaggaggaagatgtgGGTGAAGTAGCTGGTGCACTTGGTTTCCCTCACAGCCCCTCCGCATCTAGCGAcgtcagcagcagctgctccagcagcagcagtagcagcggCAGCGGGAGCTCAGGTGTCAGCCAGGCTCACCTGGCCCACTCAGACCCCCACAGCCCCGTGGTGGATGTGAGGATGATAGACTTTGCTCACACCACCTGCAGACATTACCGGGAGGACAGCGTGGTTCACGAGGGCCAGGACAGCGGCTATATCTTTGGTCTCCAGAACCTGATCACCATCATCTCCGAGCTGGAGAACCACAGCACAGACTGA